The nucleotide window CGCTGTGCGAGCCGGGCGAGTATCCGGTACGAGCGCTCCAGACCGAATCTGAGGCCGCGCTCGTCCAGTTCGCAGCCCAGCAGCGTCCTCGGGCCCGAAGACGCGTGCTGCGACGGGACCGGTGAGGGTGCCGCCGGACTCCCGGAGAGTACCCAGTCGAGCGCGGTACCCAGAACCTCGGTCGACAACCGCTCACGCCGTACCGCGTCCAGACCGAAGCCCGCCAGCCCCGTCACCTGCGAAGCCGCCGCCGACAGGTCGCCCAGGAGCGGCTCCTGCGGGGCACGCTCACGCAGCCGTGCCCGTACGGCCGCCACCCGGGCCGCCGTGTAGTGGATCGACGACTCGGGGACGGACTCCAGGGTGCGTACGGCCCCGGCCCGGTCCCCGGCGGCGATCTGAACCCGGGCCAGGCCGAACGCCGCGCTCACGAAGCTCGGGTCGGTCATCCACACCAGCCGGTAGTACTCGGCGGCGTTGTCCAGCTGGCCCAGCACCTCCGCGCAGATGCCCAGGGCCAGCTTGGGGGCCGGTTCGCCGGGGAACGCGTCGTAGACCGCGTCGAAGGACAGTGCCGCGTTCTCGTTGTCCCCGGTCACCAGCGAGGTGACCCCGCGGCACCAGACCACGCGCCAGTCGTCCGGGTGCTCGCTCTCCAGGCGGGACAGGGCCTGTACGCCGGCGTCGAGATCGCTCATCTCCAGCCGTGCGCGCAGCTCCCGCAGCCGTGTCTCCAGCGAGGCCGCGGGTACGGCCTGGAGCGCGGCGATCAGTTCGTTGGGCGCGGAAGCCATCACCCCGGCGAGGAAGCCGGCGTTCGGGTCGTTCGCGTCGACCCGGGGGACCGGCAGCGCCAGCGAGGTGGCGCGCGCGTCGAGCCCCGCGAGCCGTGGCCCACCGCCGGTGTGCGCCCCGGGCGGCGTGCCCGGTCCGGGGGCCACGGTACGGGGAGCGGGAATCGCGGTGTGCGTCGGCGCGTGGGCGAGCGCCGTACCGGCGCCGCCCGTGACGCCGCTGCCCCGGACATGTGTGGCGGGAGCGGACAGCGGAGCGGCACCCGGGGCGCCGAACGCGGCGGGGGCGCCCGCAGGCGGACCGCCTGCGGCCGCCACCGGAGGCACACCGGCCACGGTCACCGGGGCCGCCGCCGAAGTCCGCGGCGCGACGGTGGACGCCGCCCCCCGCTTGCGCCGGCCACGGGCACCGGCCGTCGTGTCCCGGCCACCGAGCCGCGACACATCACCGGTCAGCTCGGCGAACAACTCGGTGTCCGTCACCCGCAGTTCCGTACCGAACAGCGTCGAGAGCGCCGGACGCGGCCGCCCCGTCTGCAGGGCCACCACCTCGCGGAGCACCCCGGTCAGCTGCTCGGCCATCTCCGTCGCCGAGGCGAACCGCCGCGCCGGGTCCGGGTCGGTGGCCCGCACGAGAAGCCGGTAGAACGACTCGTACCGCCGGAACACCTCGATGTTGTCCGGGTCGGGCAACGAGTCCACGAACACGTTCGTATAGCCCTGGAAGTCGAACGTGAGCACCGCCAGCGTCCGCGCGACCGTGTACAGGTCGGAGGCGATGGACGGGCCGACCTCCGCCACCTCCGGCGCCTGGTAGCCCACCGTGCCGTAGATGGCCGACTCCTCGTCGTCCATCCTGCGCACCGCGCCCATGTCGATCAGCTTGAGCTGGTCCTCGGTCTGGATCGCGTTGTCGACCTTGAAGTCGCAGTACAGGAGGTTGCGGCTGTGCAGATGACCGAGCGCCTCCAGCGCCTCGATGCCGTACGCGCACGCCTGCTCGACCGGCAGCGGGTCACGCTTCCCGGCCGTGGTGCGGCGCTCGTTGGCGATCTCCTTGAGCGCCTTGCCGCCCACGTACTCCATGACGATGTAGCCGTCGAGCGAGCCGGTCCGCTGGTCGAGGTGCTCGACGAAGTTGTAGATGCGGACGATGTTGGAGTGCTCGATCTCCGCGAGGAAGCGCCGCTCGGAGATGGCCGCGGCCATCGCGTCCTGGTCACCGGTGTCCAGGAGGCCCTTGAGCACCACCCACCGGTCCGAGACGGCACGGTCCACCGCGAGGTAGACCCAGCCGAGCCCGCCGTGCGCGAGACAGCCCGCCACCTCGTACTGTCCGTGCACGATGTCGCCGCCGCGCAGCTTCGGTACGAAGGAGTACGGGTGGCCGCACTTGGTGCAGAAGCCCTCGGTGCGTCCCGGCCGCTCGCCGCGGGCCCGGCCCACCGGTGCACCGCAGTCGGAACGTGAACAGAACCGCTTGCGCTCCGGGACCTCGGGCTTCTCCATGACGGCGGTCCGGGGGTCGGGTCGCGGTACGTCGGGCACGAGTACGAGTCCCGCGCCCAGCCGGCCCCGGCTCGACGAACTGGTCGACGAACCCGAGGAGCGCACCGACACCGACCGGGCCGTCGCGCTGCCCGAAAGCGAACGGGACAGCCGCCCGGAGACCGACCGCCGTGACGTGGACGACCTCGACGACGACCTCGACGAGGCCCGCGAACCCGACCGC belongs to Streptomyces finlayi and includes:
- a CDS encoding tetratricopeptide repeat protein, whose product is MRSSGSSTSSSSRGRLGAGLVLVPDVPRPDPRTAVMEKPEVPERKRFCSRSDCGAPVGRARGERPGRTEGFCTKCGHPYSFVPKLRGGDIVHGQYEVAGCLAHGGLGWVYLAVDRAVSDRWVVLKGLLDTGDQDAMAAAISERRFLAEIEHSNIVRIYNFVEHLDQRTGSLDGYIVMEYVGGKALKEIANERRTTAGKRDPLPVEQACAYGIEALEALGHLHSRNLLYCDFKVDNAIQTEDQLKLIDMGAVRRMDDEESAIYGTVGYQAPEVAEVGPSIASDLYTVARTLAVLTFDFQGYTNVFVDSLPDPDNIEVFRRYESFYRLLVRATDPDPARRFASATEMAEQLTGVLREVVALQTGRPRPALSTLFGTELRVTDTELFAELTGDVSRLGGRDTTAGARGRRKRGAASTVAPRTSAAAPVTVAGVPPVAAAGGPPAGAPAAFGAPGAAPLSAPATHVRGSGVTGGAGTALAHAPTHTAIPAPRTVAPGPGTPPGAHTGGGPRLAGLDARATSLALPVPRVDANDPNAGFLAGVMASAPNELIAALQAVPAASLETRLRELRARLEMSDLDAGVQALSRLESEHPDDWRVVWCRGVTSLVTGDNENAALSFDAVYDAFPGEPAPKLALGICAEVLGQLDNAAEYYRLVWMTDPSFVSAAFGLARVQIAAGDRAGAVRTLESVPESSIHYTAARVAAVRARLRERAPQEPLLGDLSAAASQVTGLAGFGLDAVRRERLSTEVLGTALDWVLSGSPAAPSPVPSQHASSGPRTLLGCELDERGLRFGLERSYRILARLAQRGDERIELVERANRFRPRTWV